ACGTCTCGACGCCCGCGGAGGCGAAGGCGATGGCCGAGGCGGGCGCGGACGCAATCATCGCGCACGTCGGCACGACGGTCGGCGGCAGCATCGGCGTGAAGGGCGCGGTGGGGACGATGAAGGACTCAGTGCGCCGGGTGCAGGCGGTGATCGACGCCGGACGAAGCGTCCGCAAGGACATCATTTTCCTCTCGCACGGCGGTCCCATCGCGCGCCCGGAGGACGCGGCATTCATCAACGAGCACACGGACGCGGTGGGGTTCGTGGGCGCGTCAAGCCTCGAGCGGCTTGCCGTCGAGGACTCGCTCACCGCGTTGACGCAGCGGTTCAAGGCCATTCCCGTCCGCAAGCAGGCGCTCAAGGCGATCCGCTGGCGGGAGTAACCAAGAATCCCGCTGCGCCGGTGATCGTCAGTCACGGCGCACACGCATGAAGACATCCCAGTACCCGTTGGTTCTCGCCGCCGTGCTGGCGGTGTCCGCAGCCGGTTCGTCCGCGCAGGAGTGGACGCGCTTCCACGGGCCGAACGGCACCGGCATCAGCCACGCAAAGACCATCCCGACGAAGATCGGCGACGCGGATGTGAACTGGAAAGTCGAACTGCCCGGCGTGGGCCATTCGTCGCCGGTGCTGTGGGGCGAGAAAATTTTTGTCACCACGACGGGCGACAAGGCGGGCGGGTTCAGCGTGGTGTGCCTCAATGCGCGCGACGGAAAGCAGCTTTGGAAGAAGGACTATCCGCTCGAGGCGTTCCGGCGGCACAACTTCAACCACTTCGCCTCCTCCACGCCGGCGGTGGATGCCGAGCGAGTTTACGTGTCGTGGAATCAGCCCGACCACTTCTACCTCGCCGCGCTCGACCACACGGGGAATGAGAAGTGGAAGCGCGACCTCGGCCCGTTCGTGAGCCAGCACGCGTGCGGCATCTCCCCCATCGTCCACAACGGCAGGGTCATCCTCGGCAACGAGCAGGACGACATCAAGGCCGACAAGGCCCACGCGCGCAGCGGCGAAAGCTTCATCACCGCGCTCGACGCGAAGTCCGGCTCGACCGTGTGGCAGACACCGCGCAAGAGCGTGGTCGTGGCCTACTCGACGCCGTGCGTTTACACGCCGAAGGGCGGAAAGCCCGCGC
This sequence is a window from Verrucomicrobiota bacterium. Protein-coding genes within it:
- a CDS encoding phosphoenolpyruvate hydrolase family protein, translated to NFPTHCIVDGRFRQILEETGMSVEKEFEMVSLARRMDLFSIVYVSTPAEAKAMAEAGADAIIAHVGTTVGGSIGVKGAVGTMKDSVRRVQAVIDAGRSVRKDIIFLSHGGPIARPEDAAFINEHTDAVGFVGASSLERLAVEDSLTALTQRFKAIPVRKQALKAIRWRE